One stretch of Candidatus Binatia bacterium DNA includes these proteins:
- a CDS encoding B12-binding domain-containing radical SAM protein: MITTSLDGPAAGRPLRVVLVAFYNYQSHALRIFHPLLARRGHDVHSIFFKNYFTYNTPSARDEDLVVDLIARLKPDIVGMSVWSTYYQLAARVTRRVRAAVNPVVIWGGIHAQTCPEDCLADADIVCRSEGEHVLVELTDRIGRNEDYRDLHGCWLRTPGGDIVRNPPRPLIPDLDVLPPADLTARNKYYLGFDTWRDVASWDAQAISYDVMGVRGCPFHCSFCIHNIARRDAAGLGSYVRRRSVRHVMDELKQAVAARPKLRTVAFSDDIFAPPRPWLEEFCSVYPREIGLPFIIYSFPRMVDEKRVAMLRRAGLWATTMGIQSGSERVRRECYDRETSTESIVEACRLFKRFGVILNLDFIGDNPYETDDERLETLDLLCRLPKPFYFNYFSLAYFPGVDLTVRALRDGIIAPADVEHIAQRGYRYYGGHLMHSRTEEELYWDVAFGMAVHGFPKATILPLMRTAYYRQNLRFLAHQMRRVRTIAYAKTRVVDYLARRPNLAYQFWADGARVETPIEVAAAPAFEYSPASAG, from the coding sequence ATGATTACGACTTCTCTCGACGGGCCCGCCGCCGGGCGCCCGCTGCGCGTGGTGCTGGTCGCCTTCTACAACTACCAGTCGCACGCCCTGCGCATCTTTCACCCCTTACTGGCACGCCGCGGGCACGACGTACACTCCATCTTTTTCAAGAACTACTTCACCTACAACACGCCGAGCGCCCGCGACGAAGACCTGGTGGTCGACCTGATCGCGCGCCTCAAGCCCGACATCGTGGGCATGAGCGTCTGGTCGACTTACTACCAGCTCGCGGCGCGCGTGACCCGGCGCGTGCGCGCGGCGGTCAACCCGGTCGTGATCTGGGGAGGGATACACGCGCAGACCTGCCCGGAAGACTGCCTCGCCGACGCCGACATCGTCTGCCGTTCCGAAGGCGAACATGTGCTCGTCGAGCTGACCGACCGCATCGGCCGCAACGAAGATTACCGCGATCTTCACGGCTGCTGGCTGCGTACGCCGGGGGGCGACATCGTGCGCAACCCGCCCCGCCCGCTCATCCCCGACCTCGACGTCCTGCCGCCGGCGGACCTGACGGCACGGAACAAGTACTACCTCGGCTTCGACACCTGGCGCGACGTCGCGTCGTGGGACGCGCAGGCAATCAGCTACGACGTCATGGGCGTGCGCGGCTGCCCGTTTCACTGCAGCTTCTGCATTCACAACATCGCGCGCAGGGATGCTGCCGGACTGGGCAGTTACGTCCGCCGGCGCAGCGTTCGCCACGTCATGGACGAACTGAAGCAGGCGGTCGCGGCCCGCCCCAAACTCAGGACCGTCGCGTTCAGCGACGACATCTTCGCACCGCCACGCCCGTGGCTGGAGGAGTTCTGTTCGGTCTACCCGCGAGAGATCGGTCTGCCGTTCATCATCTACTCGTTTCCCCGCATGGTGGACGAGAAGCGGGTCGCGATGCTGCGGCGCGCGGGCCTGTGGGCGACGACCATGGGTATCCAGTCGGGTTCCGAGAGGGTGCGCCGCGAGTGCTACGATCGGGAGACGTCGACCGAGTCGATCGTCGAAGCCTGCCGTCTCTTCAAGCGCTTCGGGGTGATCCTCAATCTCGATTTCATCGGCGACAACCCGTACGAAACGGACGACGAGCGTCTGGAGACGCTCGACTTGCTCTGCCGGCTGCCCAAGCCGTTCTATTTCAACTACTTCTCTCTGGCTTATTTCCCCGGCGTCGACCTCACCGTGCGCGCCCTGCGCGACGGGATCATTGCCCCCGCGGACGTCGAGCACATCGCGCAGAGAGGCTACCGCTATTACGGCGGGCACCTGATGCACTCGCGGACCGAGGAGGAGCTGTACTGGGACGTCGCCTTCGGCATGGCCGTACACGGCTTCCCCAAAGCGACCATCCTGCCGCTGATGCGGACCGCGTACTACCGGCAAAATCTCCGCTTCCTCGCTCACCAGATGCGCCGGGTGCGCACGATCGCCTACGCCAAGACGCGGGTCGTGGACTATCTCGCCCGGCGGCCCAACCTGGCGTATCAGTTCTGGGCCGACGGCGCCCGTGTCGAGACGCCCATCGAGGTCGCCGCGGCGCCGGCCTTCGAGTACTCGCCTGCCAGCGCCGGCTGA
- a CDS encoding DUF4440 domain-containing protein: MPDETPFTRRICAVLLADVTGFSALMGKDDERTARAVHRLQQVVQDIVAEAGGRAEPCAGDAIFATFDSVVGAVAAALGILRRLDREQFEGQHLKLRIGIHVGDVLTRDGAAFGDAINIAARLQAVARPGSICVSETVYRQVRNRFDDQFVSIGRQNLKNISDQIQAYLILPRDVAVGHNEPRYRRPLLWGGAVAAVVATVAAGALLAVRDRSGPTIAVPAGGAGSQATVRGEADSPGVREDGGADLAAAADKVVLGVMGFKGLGGGEGDDWRREALRDGLNTQLSQLSQVKVYSKEFIDFLISRKGLSEIEAAKDLGIAKMVSGSFVVVRDELKIETHVVDVDTGVLEASYETAGQAHEFLALQNQLALGLIARLDIPITDAERRLLAQRPSSEDALRMLLEAEGQARPAATPAARGPGIGRPVMPPSAALAAVWPFAARSARADDVGQAAILAALESYRAATEARDLARLAAVYNAFPPEQQAAQQRYFDNVRDLKVTIENPEIAIVGDEAVVSYTRTDDFVDARTGRPMHVSVRLTKIMVRDDGKWRLAPGK; the protein is encoded by the coding sequence ATGCCTGACGAGACCCCGTTCACCCGCCGCATCTGCGCCGTGCTTCTTGCGGATGTAACGGGGTTCAGCGCCCTCATGGGCAAGGACGACGAGCGCACGGCGCGGGCGGTCCACCGGCTCCAGCAGGTCGTTCAGGATATCGTTGCCGAGGCCGGCGGCCGTGCCGAACCGTGCGCCGGCGACGCCATCTTCGCCACCTTCGATAGCGTCGTCGGCGCAGTCGCCGCGGCGCTCGGTATCCTGCGTCGCCTCGACCGCGAGCAGTTCGAAGGCCAGCACCTGAAACTGCGCATCGGCATTCACGTCGGCGACGTACTCACTCGCGACGGTGCCGCGTTCGGCGACGCCATCAACATCGCCGCCCGCTTGCAGGCGGTGGCGCGCCCCGGTTCGATCTGCGTCTCCGAGACCGTCTATCGCCAGGTTCGCAACCGCTTCGACGACCAGTTCGTCAGCATCGGCCGGCAAAATCTGAAGAACATCTCGGATCAGATACAGGCGTACCTGATCCTGCCGCGCGACGTCGCCGTCGGGCACAACGAGCCGCGGTACCGGCGTCCGCTCCTCTGGGGCGGCGCCGTGGCCGCCGTGGTGGCAACCGTCGCGGCGGGGGCGCTGCTGGCTGTGCGCGACCGGAGCGGCCCGACCATAGCGGTGCCGGCCGGCGGTGCGGGCTCGCAGGCCACGGTCAGGGGCGAAGCCGATTCGCCGGGTGTGCGCGAAGACGGCGGAGCCGATCTCGCGGCGGCGGCCGACAAGGTCGTGCTCGGGGTTATGGGCTTCAAGGGTCTCGGCGGGGGCGAGGGCGACGACTGGCGCCGCGAGGCGCTGCGCGACGGCCTCAACACGCAACTCAGCCAGCTCTCGCAAGTCAAGGTGTACTCGAAGGAGTTCATCGACTTCCTGATCTCCCGCAAAGGGCTCAGCGAGATCGAGGCGGCCAAGGATCTCGGCATCGCCAAGATGGTCTCGGGTAGCTTCGTGGTGGTCCGCGACGAACTCAAGATCGAGACGCACGTGGTGGACGTCGATACCGGCGTCCTCGAAGCGTCTTACGAAACCGCCGGGCAGGCGCACGAGTTTCTCGCGCTGCAGAATCAGCTCGCCCTCGGACTGATTGCGCGGCTCGATATCCCGATCACCGACGCGGAACGTCGCCTGCTTGCGCAGCGGCCGAGCAGCGAGGACGCGCTGCGCATGCTGCTCGAAGCCGAGGGCCAGGCCCGCCCGGCCGCGACGCCCGCCGCGCGCGGTCCGGGAATCGGCAGGCCGGTTATGCCACCTTCGGCGGCGCTGGCTGCCGTCTGGCCGTTCGCGGCGCGGTCGGCGCGGGCCGACGATGTGGGGCAGGCTGCCATCCTTGCCGCGCTGGAGAGTTATCGCGCGGCCACCGAAGCGCGCGACCTTGCCCGCCTGGCGGCGGTGTACAACGCTTTTCCGCCCGAGCAGCAGGCGGCGCAGCAGCGCTACTTCGACAACGTTCGCGATCTCAAGGTGACGATCGAAAACCCGGAGATCGCCATCGTTGGCGACGAGGCGGTCGTGAGCTACACGCGCACCGACGACTTCGTCGACGCCCGCACCGGCCGGCCGATGCACGTCTCCGTGCGCCTCACCAAGATCATGGTGCGCGACGACGGCAAGTGGCGTCTGGCGCCGGGGAAGTGA
- a CDS encoding transporter: MLPSARVRFASFRRLVIRALMAAAFVPALPLAARADLTGLFDNPTLAGLQLKPLGPALANTVASTYPVASASSSVTYVYDPALETFERRTGVLGPIFGERTETIGKGQVNLGVSYSYVNISDINGEALDNLVNKPLLDGRFIYFQVAGGTRLADGRFTTYLPVRVRADLSVTAHIIAPAITYGITPDWDVNLALPVMVTSLGLDVTAKVPDPRLPQFALPAGSPLTGTRTFSESGSAAGIGDLLLRTKYVLHRFDWVDVAAGLGLSFPTGDDNDLQGAGTMRVQPQLILSHVFEDRIEPLINLAVDIDTEDASRSVFAWAAGGTARLYGPVNAAVVFLGRSQFSSLADEIPDPFFFQIERADLFDASVGVRVLFAETGVITANALIPLNDDGVRADVIPTVGVEYAFSMPW; the protein is encoded by the coding sequence ATGCTGCCCTCCGCCCGCGTCCGATTCGCTTCGTTCCGCCGCCTCGTAATCCGCGCGCTGATGGCGGCGGCTTTCGTGCCGGCACTGCCGCTCGCCGCCCGTGCCGACCTTACCGGCCTGTTCGACAACCCGACCCTGGCCGGCCTGCAACTGAAGCCCCTGGGGCCGGCACTGGCCAACACGGTCGCGTCGACCTACCCGGTGGCGTCCGCGAGCTCGAGTGTCACCTACGTCTACGATCCGGCGCTGGAGACCTTCGAGCGCCGCACCGGCGTGCTCGGACCGATCTTCGGCGAACGCACGGAGACGATCGGCAAGGGTCAGGTGAACCTCGGCGTCAGCTACTCCTACGTCAACATCTCCGATATCAACGGCGAGGCGCTGGACAACCTGGTCAACAAACCGCTCCTCGACGGCCGCTTCATTTACTTTCAGGTCGCCGGCGGCACGCGGCTGGCCGACGGACGATTCACCACGTACCTGCCGGTGCGCGTGCGCGCCGATCTGTCGGTCACCGCGCACATCATCGCCCCGGCGATCACGTACGGCATAACGCCCGACTGGGACGTCAACCTGGCCTTGCCTGTCATGGTCACGTCATTGGGTCTGGACGTGACGGCAAAGGTACCGGATCCGCGGTTGCCGCAGTTCGCGCTGCCGGCCGGAAGCCCTCTAACTGGGACGCGGACGTTCAGCGAGTCGGGGAGTGCGGCCGGAATCGGCGACCTGTTGCTGCGGACGAAGTACGTGCTCCACCGTTTCGACTGGGTGGACGTTGCGGCCGGCCTGGGACTGAGTTTCCCCACCGGCGACGACAACGACCTGCAGGGGGCGGGGACGATGCGCGTGCAGCCGCAGCTCATTCTGTCGCACGTATTCGAAGACCGGATCGAGCCGTTGATCAACCTTGCCGTCGACATCGACACGGAGGACGCGAGTCGCAGCGTGTTCGCGTGGGCCGCCGGGGGCACGGCGCGGCTGTACGGGCCGGTAAACGCGGCCGTAGTGTTCCTCGGCCGCTCGCAATTCAGCTCGTTGGCAGACGAAATCCCGGATCCGTTCTTCTTTCAAATCGAGCGTGCGGACCTCTTCGACGCTTCGGTCGGGGTGCGCGTACTCTTTGCAGAAACCGGGGTGATCACGGCGAACGCGCTGATTCCGCTGAACGACGACGGCGTGCGCGCCGACGTCATCCCCACGGTCGGAGTAGAGTACGCCTTCTCGATGCCGTGGTAA
- a CDS encoding flippase, whose protein sequence is MATLRRLTSNSAVVVVGSALQRLLTLGTTLLLARGLGDEEFGVYAFVGAYMMLFGFLVDLGFERVIARELARDPQRVGVLMGTGFILRGAMSLGAAAVAVGVAWWLDFAAVTRWCIVLAAAGLPLSVESLVRAFFQSRYEMHYAYLLSLPGGVLFLALAGTILWLGGGLIGVFAAALVTGATIVVAMLWVALPHMQPVWRIDWSLIGYLWREAWELGVVIVIWLITMRIDQILLYWLRGPGEVGQYAVAVKITEALSVIPEAVTATTFPLLAAAIGSAPERVEYIYRLAMRYLILLALPVALAVWWWREALVRVLFGAGYVDGGSDALGVLAWWLFFSYTAAVYLGLMIVRSQQRLIAVISTAALAVNVGLNLILIPRWGASGAAVAMLTSSATSFVLFSIAADSRAAMRVCYGEAARPAAALAVGGLAAGLLAPYALGPVLAVPLYVAALVLIGGLGREDIAFARRLVVR, encoded by the coding sequence GTGGCGACACTGCGCCGGCTGACTTCCAACAGTGCGGTCGTGGTGGTCGGCAGTGCGCTGCAGCGGCTGCTGACCCTCGGGACGACGTTGCTGCTCGCCCGGGGTCTCGGGGACGAGGAGTTCGGTGTGTACGCCTTTGTCGGGGCGTACATGATGCTGTTCGGTTTCCTCGTCGATCTCGGCTTCGAGAGAGTGATTGCGCGGGAACTGGCCCGCGACCCGCAGCGGGTCGGAGTGTTGATGGGCACCGGCTTCATCCTGCGCGGGGCGATGTCGTTGGGGGCGGCGGCCGTGGCGGTGGGGGTCGCGTGGTGGCTCGACTTCGCCGCGGTGACACGGTGGTGCATCGTTCTTGCCGCGGCCGGCCTGCCGCTTTCGGTCGAGAGCCTGGTGCGGGCCTTCTTCCAGTCGCGGTACGAGATGCACTACGCCTACCTGTTGAGCCTGCCGGGGGGAGTGCTGTTCCTGGCCCTGGCCGGAACGATCCTCTGGCTCGGCGGCGGTCTGATCGGCGTATTCGCCGCTGCCCTGGTTACGGGGGCGACGATCGTGGTGGCGATGCTTTGGGTTGCGCTGCCGCACATGCAGCCGGTGTGGCGGATCGACTGGAGCCTGATCGGTTATCTCTGGCGGGAGGCGTGGGAGCTGGGCGTGGTCATCGTGATCTGGTTGATCACGATGCGCATCGACCAGATTCTGCTGTACTGGTTGCGCGGACCGGGCGAGGTGGGCCAGTACGCCGTGGCGGTGAAGATCACGGAAGCGTTGAGTGTCATTCCCGAAGCGGTGACGGCGACGACGTTCCCGTTGTTGGCGGCGGCGATCGGCTCCGCGCCGGAGCGCGTCGAGTACATCTATCGGTTGGCGATGCGCTATCTGATTCTGCTGGCGTTGCCGGTGGCGCTGGCGGTGTGGTGGTGGCGGGAGGCGCTGGTTCGTGTCCTGTTCGGCGCCGGCTATGTCGACGGCGGGAGCGATGCGCTGGGGGTGCTGGCGTGGTGGCTGTTCTTTTCTTACACCGCGGCGGTTTATCTGGGACTGATGATCGTGCGCAGTCAGCAGCGACTGATTGCAGTCATCAGCACGGCGGCGCTGGCGGTGAACGTGGGATTGAATCTGATCTTGATTCCGCGCTGGGGTGCGAGCGGTGCTGCGGTGGCGATGCTGACGAGCAGTGCGACGAGCTTCGTGCTGTTCTCGATCGCCGCGGACTCGCGGGCGGCGATGCGCGTCTGTTACGGCGAAGCGGCGCGCCCGGCTGCGGCTCTTGCGGTGGGCGGGCTTGCCGCCGGTCTGCTGGCGCCGTACGCGCTGGGTCCGGTGCTTGCGGTACCGCTCTACGTTGCCGCACTCGTCCTAATCGGTGGCCTGGGTCGAGAGGACATCGCCTTCGCGCGGCGATTGGTCGTGCGGTGA
- a CDS encoding acyltransferase yields MSAPRVHPFVRLIWKLSEVQGRYALPIGNTLGEALLYGTPLVRNFWNVVMQALVREPILRFRCASVGRGMRLHGPVPAILGSGEIAIGDHVEIGTPCTWIVGLGGPYAAHLRIGNHVSLGPNTILCAVQGISLGNHCRLGPSVFVYDTDVHPTDALLRRADYGLTGSIPSGPVVIEDDAWLGAGAIVLKAVRIGRGAIVGAGAVVTRDVPDYAIVAGNPARIVGSATAASPHDQSPREGDVLSTQATD; encoded by the coding sequence ATGTCCGCGCCCCGCGTGCACCCGTTCGTGCGACTCATCTGGAAGCTCTCGGAAGTGCAGGGCCGATACGCGCTACCGATCGGCAATACCCTGGGCGAGGCACTCCTGTATGGCACGCCGCTCGTCCGTAACTTCTGGAACGTCGTCATGCAGGCCCTCGTGCGGGAGCCGATACTGCGCTTTCGTTGCGCCAGCGTCGGCCGAGGCATGCGCCTCCACGGTCCGGTACCGGCGATCCTCGGCTCGGGAGAGATCGCCATCGGCGATCACGTCGAAATCGGCACGCCCTGCACCTGGATCGTCGGCCTCGGCGGTCCGTACGCGGCCCATCTCCGCATCGGCAATCACGTCAGCCTCGGCCCCAACACCATCCTCTGCGCGGTCCAGGGCATTTCGCTCGGCAATCACTGCCGGCTCGGCCCCTCGGTTTTCGTCTACGACACGGACGTCCATCCGACGGACGCCCTGCTGCGCCGTGCGGACTACGGCTTGACGGGCTCGATTCCCAGCGGCCCGGTGGTCATCGAGGACGACGCCTGGCTGGGTGCCGGCGCCATCGTGCTCAAAGCGGTGCGCATCGGACGCGGCGCCATCGTCGGTGCCGGCGCCGTGGTCACGCGCGATGTGCCGGACTACGCCATTGTCGCTGGCAACCCGGCCAGGATCGTCGGCAGCGCAACCGCCGCATCACCGCACGACCAATCGCCGCGCGAAGGCGATGTCCTCTCGACCCAGGCCACCGATTAG
- a CDS encoding glycosyltransferase family 2 protein → MIPDPPPRVAVVILNWNGRDDILNCVSTLPRLTYPNYSATVVDNASADGSVEALRERFPRQRVLVMEKNLGFCGGNNRGIRDALANGADYVLLLNNDTEMHPELISELVRVAVTDARIGAVGAKNLRLEDPSEVWGAYGRLTWGKELVQVVGQGRPDGREYREVRDVDWAIGNGIMMSRAALETVGGFDEGFFGYHEDVDWCQRAREHGFRIMFNGDAIIYHRGFGASHPGRPMPFPVLYFLGRNGIFFARKHGTRWQVLKFGTLFLLEVVRLLIRGAWRGERLKDYLWLLRGFADGVVGRLPLRDLRLQ, encoded by the coding sequence ATGATTCCCGACCCGCCCCCGCGCGTTGCCGTCGTCATCCTCAACTGGAATGGCCGCGACGATATCCTCAATTGCGTATCGACGCTGCCGCGGCTGACCTATCCGAACTACTCCGCCACCGTGGTCGACAACGCCTCGGCGGACGGCAGTGTCGAGGCCTTGCGCGAGCGCTTTCCGCGGCAGCGGGTGTTGGTGATGGAAAAGAACCTCGGCTTCTGCGGCGGCAATAACCGGGGCATTCGGGACGCGCTGGCGAACGGGGCCGACTACGTACTGCTCCTCAACAACGACACGGAAATGCACCCCGAGCTGATCTCCGAGTTGGTGCGCGTCGCGGTCACCGACGCGCGTATCGGTGCGGTCGGGGCGAAGAACCTGAGGCTGGAGGACCCGAGCGAGGTGTGGGGTGCCTACGGTCGGTTGACGTGGGGCAAGGAACTCGTGCAGGTCGTCGGCCAGGGGCGGCCCGACGGACGGGAGTATCGTGAGGTGCGCGACGTCGATTGGGCGATCGGTAACGGCATCATGATGAGTCGCGCGGCGTTGGAGACCGTGGGCGGGTTCGACGAGGGCTTCTTCGGCTATCACGAGGACGTCGACTGGTGCCAGCGCGCGCGCGAGCACGGCTTCCGGATAATGTTCAACGGCGACGCAATCATTTACCACCGGGGCTTCGGGGCTTCGCACCCCGGCCGGCCGATGCCGTTTCCGGTGCTGTACTTCCTCGGGCGCAACGGCATCTTTTTCGCCCGCAAGCACGGCACCCGGTGGCAGGTCCTCAAGTTCGGCACGCTCTTTCTGCTCGAGGTGGTGCGGTTGCTGATCCGCGGCGCGTGGCGCGGCGAGCGGCTGAAGGATTACCTGTGGCTGCTGCGCGGCTTCGCCGACGGCGTGGTCGGACGGCTGCCGCTGCGGGACCTCAGGTTGCAATAG
- a CDS encoding glycosyltransferase family 2 protein, protein MPSQRADVPSVAVIVLNWNGTDDTLECLRSLVGQDYPRCEVVVVDNGSQSSPRARIAAEFPSVTCIETGQNLGYSGGNNVGIRYALERGHDYVFVLNNDTIVEPNFLTRAIPVAGSDPSIGVVGIKILAWDQPGRVWVAYGEVTYRQSLVRLIGYYGLDDGRYDHPCDVDWVPGTAMLFPRQALERVGLFDEAFFAYHEDVDWCARARERGLRVVYTPVARIYHKGHRSSGGKVYVTPRQYLAGRNMVLFVRKHARWYQTLRFVAFLLATLPFQYLRRLASGEQRGVVLKVRGMLDGWRGRPVPFEQLGFR, encoded by the coding sequence ATGCCGTCGCAGCGCGCCGACGTTCCCAGCGTCGCGGTGATTGTCCTCAACTGGAACGGCACCGACGACACCCTCGAGTGCCTGCGCAGCCTCGTCGGGCAAGACTACCCGCGCTGCGAAGTGGTCGTGGTGGACAACGGCTCCCAGTCGTCGCCGCGGGCTCGCATCGCGGCCGAGTTTCCCTCGGTAACCTGTATCGAAACCGGGCAGAACCTCGGCTATTCCGGCGGCAACAACGTCGGTATTCGCTACGCGCTCGAGCGGGGTCACGATTACGTGTTCGTGCTGAACAACGACACGATCGTCGAACCGAACTTCCTGACGCGGGCGATCCCGGTGGCCGGCTCGGACCCGTCGATCGGTGTGGTCGGCATCAAGATCCTCGCGTGGGACCAGCCCGGACGCGTCTGGGTCGCGTACGGGGAGGTTACGTACCGGCAGAGTCTGGTGCGCCTGATCGGTTACTACGGCCTCGACGACGGACGCTACGACCACCCGTGCGACGTCGACTGGGTGCCGGGTACGGCGATGCTGTTTCCGCGGCAGGCGCTCGAGCGAGTGGGGCTCTTCGACGAGGCATTTTTTGCGTATCACGAAGATGTCGACTGGTGCGCACGGGCCCGCGAGCGGGGCTTGCGCGTGGTGTACACCCCGGTTGCCCGCATCTATCACAAAGGCCACCGCAGCTCGGGCGGCAAGGTGTACGTCACGCCGCGGCAGTATCTCGCCGGGCGCAATATGGTGCTGTTCGTCCGCAAGCACGCGCGCTGGTATCAGACGCTGCGCTTCGTCGCCTTCCTGTTGGCGACGCTGCCCTTTCAGTATCTGCGCCGGCTCGCCTCCGGTGAACAGCGCGGCGTGGTCCTGAAGGTGCGCGGCATGCTCGACGGCTGGCGCGGCCGTCCGGTACCATTCGAGCAACTGGGGTTCCGTTGA
- a CDS encoding glycosyltransferase family 2 protein — MRVAVVIPMWNQVELTRRCLRSLPRLDLAPDRVVVVDNGSRAGPVGDLGEDYPGVTVVRLDRNRGFAGGCNAGIGDALGAGADAVLLLNNDTTVHPGLLTELVHALAADPRIAAAGAKTLTEEDPPRIHAAYGVLTFHGSLVRVEGWLEPDAGKFNEACDVDTAFGSALLLRREALEAVGLLDEEFFAYHEDVDWCARARRAGWRIRYVPTARVYHRMHASTGGGYASPITYLVARNSILFVRKNATWAEVATYCVYTAGNLFKELIFRWRRGEIDGYRLRLRGMRDGLLRRAVPLAELGLAPD; from the coding sequence ATGCGTGTCGCCGTTGTCATTCCGATGTGGAATCAGGTCGAGCTGACGCGGCGCTGCCTGCGGAGCTTGCCCCGGCTCGACCTCGCTCCCGACCGCGTTGTTGTGGTCGACAACGGCTCCCGCGCCGGGCCGGTGGGGGACCTGGGGGAGGATTATCCCGGGGTGACGGTGGTCCGTCTCGATCGCAATCGAGGATTCGCCGGCGGGTGCAACGCGGGGATTGGCGACGCCCTGGGGGCGGGGGCGGACGCCGTGTTGTTGTTGAACAACGACACGACGGTGCACCCGGGGCTGCTGACCGAGCTGGTGCACGCCCTGGCGGCCGATCCGCGGATCGCGGCCGCGGGTGCCAAGACGCTGACCGAGGAGGACCCGCCGCGCATACATGCCGCTTACGGCGTGCTCACCTTCCATGGCTCGCTGGTCCGCGTCGAAGGCTGGCTGGAGCCCGACGCCGGCAAGTTCAACGAGGCGTGCGACGTCGACACCGCCTTCGGCAGTGCGCTGCTGTTGCGGCGCGAGGCGCTGGAGGCGGTGGGGCTGCTCGACGAGGAGTTCTTTGCCTACCACGAAGATGTCGACTGGTGCGCCCGGGCGCGGCGCGCCGGCTGGCGGATTCGCTACGTTCCCACGGCGCGTGTGTATCATCGCATGCACGCCTCCACGGGCGGCGGCTATGCGAGTCCCATTACCTATCTTGTGGCCCGCAACAGCATCCTGTTCGTGCGCAAGAACGCGACCTGGGCGGAGGTTGCTACCTACTGCGTGTACACCGCCGGCAACCTGTTCAAGGAGCTGATCTTCCGCTGGCGCCGGGGCGAGATCGACGGTTACCGGCTGCGCTTGCGGGGCATGCGCGACGGCCTGCTGCGCCGCGCCGTGCCGCTCGCCGAGCTGGGATTGGCGCCTGACTGA
- a CDS encoding class I SAM-dependent methyltransferase has product MTQRVRSTGGAQQVMSFVYYTVDTGIEASQIFWSHDSVDDHVGLCDFETTLPVFLEALPKGAVVIDAGCGLARWVFYLRARGYRVIGTDCAFAALAQARRHQATAPLFVSDTLQLPLRDESVGGIISLGVVEHAIEGPHRALRELRRVLRPGGVALVAVPYNNPWRRALINQLRRFRDWQKRRAGFKLDFAEYRFSARELAGFLRDSGFEVESVYADDFTPPLGKGLWVDSSSFFGYRAGMFDLQPGRKRWELNRRGRFVQRCANLVSPWLVAGGVLAVARRR; this is encoded by the coding sequence GTGACGCAGCGTGTACGGTCGACAGGCGGCGCGCAGCAGGTCATGAGTTTCGTGTATTACACCGTCGACACCGGCATCGAGGCCAGCCAGATATTCTGGAGCCACGACTCGGTCGACGACCACGTCGGGCTCTGCGATTTCGAGACCACTCTGCCGGTCTTTCTCGAGGCGTTGCCGAAAGGCGCGGTGGTGATCGATGCGGGCTGCGGTCTGGCACGCTGGGTGTTCTACCTGCGGGCGCGGGGTTACCGCGTGATCGGTACCGACTGCGCCTTCGCGGCTCTGGCGCAAGCGAGGCGTCACCAGGCGACCGCGCCGCTGTTCGTCTCCGATACGTTGCAACTGCCGTTGCGCGACGAGTCCGTGGGCGGCATCATCTCTCTCGGGGTCGTCGAACACGCGATCGAGGGACCGCACCGCGCCCTGCGCGAGTTGCGCCGCGTGCTGCGGCCGGGCGGCGTGGCTCTGGTCGCAGTGCCCTACAACAACCCCTGGCGCCGCGCCCTGATCAATCAGTTGCGACGCTTCCGGGACTGGCAGAAACGCCGTGCCGGGTTCAAGCTCGACTTTGCCGAGTACCGCTTCTCCGCCCGCGAACTCGCCGGCTTCCTGCGCGATAGCGGGTTCGAGGTCGAGTCGGTGTACGCGGACGACTTCACGCCGCCCCTGGGCAAGGGCCTCTGGGTGGATTCCTCGTCGTTCTTCGGCTACCGGGCCGGGATGTTCGATCTGCAACCGGGGCGCAAGCGCTGGGAGCTGAATCGCCGCGGGCGGTTCGTGCAGCGCTGTGCCAACCTGGTCTCGCCGTGGTTGGTCGCCGGCGGGGTGCTCGCGGTCGCTCGACGCCGGTGA